The Nocardioides sp. S-1144 genome includes a region encoding these proteins:
- a CDS encoding sulfate ABC transporter substrate-binding protein — protein sequence MKKTFKVAAVAAAGVLTLAGCSGDSDNEDNVTVVGYSVLESANENLFKAFEGTDAGDGVTFDGPSYGASGEQSRGVADGQDADLVHFSLEPDMTRLVDAGIVAEDWKDNDTKGICTQSVVVMVVQKGNPKGIQDWSDLVRDDVSVVTPNPASSGSAKWNLLAAYGDVIAGGGSEEEAAAYMTELFDHVAALPDSGRDATTAFTSGTGDVLLSYENEAILARQNGEDFDYVIPPTTLLIENPCAATEDAPEAASAFLDFQKSAEGQKLYAETGFRPLVDEGDLEVEGANDPADPFPAPTTMLTIDGDFDGWGSANSLYFGDGQDGNPLGILTDIQQSSGAGS from the coding sequence ATGAAGAAGACGTTCAAGGTTGCGGCGGTCGCGGCTGCCGGGGTGCTGACCTTGGCCGGGTGCTCGGGCGATTCGGACAACGAGGACAACGTGACCGTGGTCGGCTACTCCGTGCTGGAGAGCGCGAACGAGAACCTGTTCAAGGCCTTCGAGGGCACCGACGCCGGCGACGGCGTCACCTTCGACGGGCCGTCCTACGGCGCGTCCGGCGAGCAGAGCCGCGGCGTCGCCGACGGTCAGGACGCCGACCTGGTCCACTTCTCCCTCGAGCCCGACATGACCCGGCTGGTCGACGCCGGCATCGTGGCCGAGGACTGGAAGGACAACGACACCAAGGGCATCTGCACGCAGTCGGTCGTGGTGATGGTGGTCCAGAAGGGCAACCCGAAGGGCATCCAGGACTGGAGTGACCTGGTCCGTGACGACGTCTCCGTCGTCACGCCCAACCCGGCGTCCTCCGGCTCGGCGAAGTGGAACCTGCTCGCTGCCTACGGTGACGTGATCGCCGGGGGCGGCTCCGAGGAGGAGGCCGCGGCGTACATGACCGAGCTGTTCGACCACGTCGCCGCGCTGCCCGACTCCGGTCGCGACGCCACCACGGCGTTCACCTCCGGCACCGGGGACGTCCTGCTGTCCTACGAGAACGAGGCGATCCTGGCCCGTCAGAACGGCGAGGACTTCGACTACGTGATCCCGCCGACCACGCTGCTCATCGAGAACCCGTGCGCGGCCACCGAGGACGCACCCGAGGCTGCCTCGGCGTTCCTCGACTTCCAGAAGAGCGCCGAGGGTCAGAAGCTGTACGCCGAGACCGGCTTCCGTCCGCTCGTCGACGAGGGTGACCTCGAGGTCGAGGGTGCCAACGACCCGGCCGACCCGTTCCCCGCGCCCACCACGATGCTGACGATCGACGGCGACTTCGACGGCTGGGGCAGCGCCAACTCGCTGTACTTCGGTGACGGCCAGGACGGCAACCCGCTGGGGATCCTCACCGACATCCAGCAGTCCTCCGGGGCAGGTAGCTGA
- the cysT gene encoding sulfate ABC transporter permease subunit CysT, whose amino-acid sequence MTSTVMRPGRPARKRRSTRPGAMTPGSSLGLGIGLLWFSLLVMIPLAAIVVEASGGGLDTYKETLSNPQTFNALKLTVGVSFVVTLVNMVMGTIIAWVLVRDRFRGKAILDLIIDIPFAMPTIVAGLVLLALYGSQGPLGTSFENTQKAVVLAIAFVTLPFIVRTVQPVLEEMETDVEDAAASLGATRFTTFRRIVLPTLIPAIFAGAALSFARGISEYGSLVLLSGNLPNKTEVTSFRVASILEGGNRPAAAALATVMLAVALVAIVALDVTQRRLARRG is encoded by the coding sequence ATGACCTCCACCGTCATGAGGCCCGGTCGACCGGCGCGCAAGCGCCGGTCGACCCGGCCGGGTGCCATGACGCCAGGATCCTCGCTCGGTCTCGGCATCGGTCTGCTGTGGTTCAGCCTCCTCGTGATGATCCCGCTCGCGGCGATCGTCGTCGAGGCCTCCGGTGGGGGTCTCGACACCTACAAGGAGACGCTGTCCAACCCCCAGACGTTCAACGCGCTGAAGCTGACCGTCGGGGTCTCCTTCGTGGTGACGCTGGTCAACATGGTGATGGGCACGATCATCGCCTGGGTGCTGGTCCGTGACCGGTTCCGCGGCAAGGCGATCCTCGACCTGATCATCGACATCCCGTTCGCGATGCCGACGATCGTGGCGGGTCTGGTCCTGCTGGCGCTCTACGGCAGCCAGGGTCCGCTCGGCACGTCCTTCGAGAACACCCAGAAGGCCGTGGTGCTCGCCATCGCCTTCGTCACCCTGCCGTTCATCGTCCGCACGGTGCAGCCGGTGCTCGAGGAGATGGAGACCGACGTCGAGGACGCCGCGGCATCGCTCGGTGCGACCCGGTTCACCACCTTCCGCCGCATCGTGCTCCCGACCCTGATCCCCGCGATCTTCGCCGGCGCGGCCCTGTCCTTCGCCCGCGGCATCAGCGAGTACGGCTCGCTGGTGCTGCTCTCGGGCAACCTCCCGAACAAGACCGAGGTGACGTCGTTCCGGGTCGCCTCGATCCTCGAGGGGGGCAACCGTCCGGCGGCCGCCGCTCTCGCCACGGTGATGCTCGCCGTCGCGCTGGTGGCGATCGTCGCCCTCGACGTGACCCAGCGAAGGTTGGCCCGCCGTGGCTAA
- a CDS encoding sulfate ABC transporter permease — MANTSSAVGTRSAGLTWFLRILVVVYLFMLVAWPTGLVAQNTFSNGLEGMRTALSDPDVTHSLRLTVQVAIIAVAINLVFGVGMSLLLVRFEFPGKRVLSALIDLPLSVSPIVVGLALVLVYNPRYGWFGETLSDNGIDVVFATPGIVMATCFVALPLIIREVVPVLEEMGDEQEQAARSLGANSLQTFRRITLPGIKWAIVYGVVLSLARSLGEFGAVKIVAGKSIGDKETATLLVQREYQNFHQDVAYSVSFLLVVAAVLCLVVVALLRPKPESHRQLAKEKK, encoded by the coding sequence GTGGCTAACACGAGCTCAGCCGTCGGCACCCGTTCCGCCGGCCTGACCTGGTTCCTCCGCATCCTGGTCGTGGTCTACCTCTTCATGCTGGTGGCCTGGCCGACCGGTCTGGTCGCCCAGAACACCTTCAGCAACGGGCTGGAGGGCATGCGGACCGCCCTCAGCGACCCCGACGTGACGCACTCGCTGCGGCTCACGGTGCAGGTCGCGATCATCGCCGTCGCCATCAACCTGGTCTTCGGTGTCGGCATGTCGCTGCTCCTGGTCCGCTTCGAGTTCCCCGGCAAGCGGGTCCTGTCGGCCCTGATCGACCTGCCGCTGTCGGTGTCGCCGATCGTGGTGGGCCTGGCGCTGGTGCTGGTCTACAACCCGCGGTACGGATGGTTCGGCGAGACGTTGTCCGACAACGGCATCGACGTCGTCTTCGCCACCCCCGGCATCGTGATGGCCACCTGCTTCGTGGCCCTGCCCCTGATCATCCGCGAGGTCGTCCCGGTCCTCGAGGAGATGGGGGACGAGCAGGAGCAGGCGGCCCGCAGCCTGGGTGCCAACAGCCTCCAGACCTTCCGGCGGATCACCCTGCCGGGCATCAAGTGGGCGATCGTGTACGGAGTCGTGCTGAGCCTGGCGCGCTCCCTGGGTGAGTTCGGCGCGGTCAAGATCGTCGCCGGCAAGTCGATCGGCGACAAGGAGACCGCGACCCTCCTGGTCCAGCGTGAGTACCAGAACTTCCACCAGGACGTCGCCTACTCGGTGTCGTTCCTCCTGGTGGTCGCCGCCGTGCTCTGTCTCGTCGTCGTCGCCCTGCTCCGCCCGAAGCCCGAGTCGCACCGCCAGCTTGCCAAGGAGAAGAAGTGA
- a CDS encoding sulfate/molybdate ABC transporter ATP-binding protein yields the protein MSIEVRNLSKRFGDFVALDDVTVSLPTGQLTALLGPSGGGKSTLLRIIAGLDSADEGSVNIEGTEATHLPPQKRNVGFVFQHYAVFKHMTVAKNVAFGLEIRKRPKDEVAQRVQELLKLVHLDQFAHRLPSQLSGGQRQRMALARALAVEPKVLLLDEPFGALDAKVRKELREWLRRLHDEVHVTTVFVTHDQEEALEVADEIVVINEGRVEQIGTPDQLYDAPANPFVMGFLGEVTLLGGRALRPHDIEIALDPRGDAVGGRITRLLRVGFEVRVTVTTDDGSDVLVVLTRTHARSLDLAEGATVWLTAASGAVTVESGRLAKV from the coding sequence GTGAGTATCGAAGTCAGGAACCTCAGCAAGCGCTTCGGCGACTTCGTCGCCCTCGACGACGTCACCGTGTCGCTGCCGACCGGTCAGCTCACCGCCCTGCTCGGTCCCTCCGGCGGCGGGAAGTCGACGCTGTTGCGCATCATCGCCGGCCTCGACTCGGCCGACGAGGGTTCGGTCAACATCGAGGGGACCGAGGCCACCCACCTACCACCGCAGAAGCGCAACGTCGGCTTCGTGTTCCAGCACTACGCGGTGTTCAAGCACATGACCGTGGCCAAGAACGTCGCCTTCGGGCTCGAGATCCGCAAGCGCCCCAAGGACGAGGTGGCCCAGCGGGTCCAGGAGCTCCTCAAGCTCGTGCACCTCGACCAGTTCGCCCACCGCCTGCCCTCGCAGCTCTCGGGCGGGCAGCGCCAGCGGATGGCCCTCGCCCGGGCGCTCGCCGTCGAGCCCAAGGTGCTGCTGCTCGACGAGCCGTTCGGCGCGCTCGACGCGAAGGTGCGCAAGGAGCTGCGCGAGTGGCTGCGCCGCCTGCACGACGAGGTGCACGTGACGACCGTGTTCGTGACCCACGACCAGGAGGAGGCCCTCGAGGTCGCCGACGAGATCGTCGTGATCAACGAGGGTCGTGTCGAGCAGATCGGCACGCCCGACCAGCTCTACGACGCTCCGGCGAACCCGTTCGTCATGGGCTTCCTGGGCGAGGTCACGCTGCTGGGCGGGCGCGCGCTGCGTCCGCACGACATCGAGATCGCGCTGGACCCGCGCGGCGACGCCGTCGGCGGCCGGATCACGCGGCTGCTGAGGGTGGGCTTCGAGGTGCGGGTCACGGTCACCACCGACGACGGCAGCGACGTGCTCGTCGTCCTGACCCGGACGCACGCCCGCTCGCTCGACCTCGCCGAGGGAGCCACGGTGTGGCTCACCGCGGCCTCCGGCGCCGTCACCGTGGAGTCCGGGCGGCTCGCGAAGGTCTGA
- a CDS encoding YajQ family cyclic di-GMP-binding protein, whose protein sequence is MADSSFDIVSKIDRQEVDNALGQTAREIATRFDFKGTGATIEWQGEAAIEITASADDRASAVLDVFKDKLIKRQQSLKILDASEPRPSGQQSKIGIALKEGITSEDAKKISKLIRDEGPKGVKAQIQGDELRVSSKKRDDLQAVQQLVKGQDYEFAVQFTNYR, encoded by the coding sequence ATGGCCGACTCGTCGTTCGACATCGTCAGCAAGATCGACCGCCAGGAGGTCGACAACGCACTCGGGCAGACCGCCCGGGAGATCGCCACGCGCTTCGACTTCAAGGGCACCGGGGCCACCATCGAGTGGCAGGGCGAGGCGGCGATCGAGATCACCGCCTCCGCCGACGACCGGGCCAGCGCCGTCCTCGACGTCTTCAAGGACAAGCTCATCAAGCGCCAGCAGAGCCTGAAGATCCTCGACGCCTCCGAGCCCCGCCCGTCGGGGCAGCAGAGCAAGATCGGCATCGCCCTCAAGGAGGGCATCACCTCCGAGGACGCCAAGAAGATCTCGAAGCTGATCCGCGACGAGGGCCCCAAGGGCGTCAAGGCCCAGATCCAGGGTGACGAGCTCCGCGTCTCCTCGAAGAAGCGCGACGACCTCCAGGCCGTCCAGCAGCTCGTCAAGGGCCAGGACTACGAGTTCGCGGTGCAGTTCACCAACTACCGCTGA
- a CDS encoding LLM class flavin-dependent oxidoreductase: MTTLSVLDLVPVRSDQTSADAVRAGLSLARAADALGYERFWVAEHHNMPAVAATNPPVLIAMIAAATERIRVGSGGVMLPNHAPLVVAEQFALLEAAHPGRIDLGIGRAPGTDPVTSWALRHGAGGVSDDAVTQFPQYVDDIVAMMDTQGVGLSLRGRTHLLRATPRAVGVPTLWLLGSSDYSATLAAEKGLPYVFAHHFSGQGTAEALRLYRSRFQPSPELAEPRTFLTVNASVAATAEEALRLAQPQLHMMLALRTGQPLEAQVLVEEAEKRELRVDEQQLVDSMAERWVIGDAATGRARIEELATTYGVDEVMVNAVGGAYLGTDPAASPAREETLRLLAG; encoded by the coding sequence ATGACCACGCTGTCCGTGCTCGACCTCGTCCCCGTCCGCTCCGACCAGACCTCGGCGGACGCCGTCCGCGCCGGGCTGTCACTGGCCCGCGCGGCCGACGCCCTCGGCTACGAGCGCTTCTGGGTCGCCGAGCACCACAACATGCCGGCCGTGGCCGCGACCAACCCTCCGGTGCTGATCGCCATGATCGCCGCCGCCACCGAGCGGATCCGCGTCGGCAGCGGCGGCGTCATGCTGCCCAACCACGCGCCGCTCGTGGTCGCCGAGCAGTTCGCCCTGCTCGAGGCCGCCCACCCGGGTCGCATCGACCTCGGGATCGGCCGGGCCCCCGGCACCGACCCCGTCACCAGCTGGGCGCTGCGGCACGGCGCCGGGGGAGTGAGCGACGACGCGGTCACCCAGTTCCCGCAGTACGTCGACGACATCGTCGCCATGATGGACACCCAGGGCGTCGGCCTGAGCCTGCGCGGCCGCACCCACCTGCTGCGCGCGACGCCGCGCGCGGTCGGCGTCCCCACGCTCTGGCTGCTGGGCAGCAGCGACTACTCGGCCACCCTCGCCGCCGAGAAGGGCCTGCCGTACGTCTTCGCGCACCACTTCTCCGGCCAGGGCACCGCCGAGGCGCTGCGGCTGTACCGCAGCCGCTTCCAGCCCTCGCCCGAGCTGGCCGAGCCCCGGACCTTCCTCACCGTCAACGCCTCCGTCGCCGCGACCGCCGAGGAGGCGCTGCGCCTGGCGCAGCCGCAGCTGCACATGATGCTCGCGCTGCGCACCGGCCAGCCGCTCGAGGCGCAGGTGCTGGTCGAGGAGGCCGAGAAGCGCGAGCTGCGGGTCGACGAGCAGCAGCTGGTCGACTCGATGGCCGAGCGCTGGGTCATCGGCGACGCCGCCACCGGCCGGGCCCGGATCGAGGAGCTCGCCACGACGTACGGCGTCGACGAGGTCATGGTCAATGCCGTCGGCGGCGCCTACCTCGGCACCGACCCGGCCGCCTCGCCGGCCCGCGAGGAGACGCTCCGCCTCCTGGCGGGGTGA
- the infA gene encoding translation initiation factor IF-1 encodes MPKKEGVIEMEGSITEALPNAMFRVELSNGHKVLAHISGKMRQHYIRILPEDRVVVELSPYDLTRGRIVYRYK; translated from the coding sequence ATGCCGAAGAAAGAAGGCGTGATCGAAATGGAGGGCTCCATCACGGAGGCCCTCCCCAACGCGATGTTCCGGGTCGAGCTCAGCAACGGCCACAAGGTGCTCGCACACATCAGCGGCAAGATGCGCCAGCACTACATCCGGATCCTCCCCGAGGACCGCGTCGTGGTGGAGCTCTCGCCGTACGACCTCACGCGAGGTCGCATCGTCTACCGCTACAAGTAG
- the rpmJ gene encoding 50S ribosomal protein L36 — translation MKVNPSVKKICDKCKTIRRHGVVMVICENPRHKQRQG, via the coding sequence ATGAAGGTCAACCCGAGCGTCAAGAAGATCTGTGACAAGTGCAAGACGATCCGTCGTCACGGCGTCGTCATGGTCATCTGCGAGAACCCGCGCCACAAGCAGCGTCAGGGCTGA
- the rpsM gene encoding 30S ribosomal protein S13 has translation MARLVGVDLPRDKRVEIALTYIYGIGRTRSQKLLELTGVDPNMRVHQLGDDELVKLRDEIEAQEFKIEGDLRREVQADIRRKIEIGSYQGRRHRQGLPVRGQRTKTNARTRKGPKRTVAGKKKAK, from the coding sequence ATGGCACGCCTCGTCGGCGTCGACCTCCCGCGCGACAAGCGCGTCGAGATCGCGCTCACCTACATCTACGGCATCGGCCGTACCCGTTCCCAGAAGCTCCTCGAGCTCACCGGTGTCGACCCCAACATGCGGGTGCACCAGCTGGGCGACGACGAGCTGGTCAAGCTCCGTGACGAGATCGAGGCCCAGGAGTTCAAGATCGAGGGCGACCTCCGTCGTGAAGTCCAGGCCGACATCCGTCGCAAGATCGAGATCGGCAGCTACCAGGGACGCCGCCACCGCCAGGGCCTCCCGGTCCGCGGTCAGCGCACCAAGACCAACGCGCGTACCCGCAAGGGCCCCAAGCGCACGGTTGCCGGCAAGAAGAAGGCCAAGTGA
- the rpsK gene encoding 30S ribosomal protein S11, whose amino-acid sequence MPPKARAAAKKVRRKEKKNVAQGEAHIKSTFNNTIVTITDPTGAVISWASAGTVGFKGSRKSTPYAAQMAAEAAGRRAMEHGMKKIDVFVKGPGSGRETAIRSLGAIGLEVGTIQDVTPAPHNGCRPPKRRRV is encoded by the coding sequence ATGCCTCCCAAGGCTCGCGCGGCAGCCAAGAAGGTGCGCCGCAAGGAGAAGAAGAACGTCGCTCAGGGCGAGGCCCACATCAAGAGCACGTTCAACAACACGATCGTCACCATCACCGACCCCACCGGGGCCGTGATCTCGTGGGCCTCGGCCGGCACCGTCGGCTTCAAGGGCTCGCGCAAGTCGACCCCGTACGCCGCGCAGATGGCCGCCGAGGCCGCCGGACGCCGGGCGATGGAGCACGGCATGAAGAAGATCGACGTCTTCGTCAAGGGCCCCGGCTCCGGGCGCGAGACCGCGATCCGTTCGCTGGGTGCGATCGGCCTCGAGGTCGGCACCATCCAGGACGTCACCCCCGCCCCCCACAACGGCTGCCGCCCGCCCAAGCGCCGGCGCGTCTGA
- the rpsD gene encoding 30S ribosomal protein S4, translated as MARYTGPMTRKSRRLGVDLVGGDAAFEKRPYPPGQHGRARIKESEYRTQLQEKQKARFTYGVMERQFHNYYVEASRRTGKTGENILQLLECRLDNVVYRAGFARSRRHARQLVVHGHFLVNGRKVDIPSFQVTQYDIIDVREKSLEMTPFIIARETQGERVVPAWLQVVPGRMRALVHSVPVRAQIDMPIQEQLIVEYYSKK; from the coding sequence ATGGCCCGTTACACCGGACCCATGACCCGGAAGTCGCGCCGTCTCGGTGTCGACCTCGTCGGTGGAGACGCTGCGTTCGAGAAGCGTCCCTACCCTCCCGGCCAGCACGGCCGCGCCCGCATCAAGGAGAGCGAGTACCGCACCCAGCTGCAGGAGAAGCAGAAGGCCCGCTTCACCTACGGCGTGATGGAGCGCCAGTTCCACAACTACTACGTCGAGGCCTCGCGTCGCACCGGCAAGACCGGTGAGAACATCCTCCAGCTCCTGGAGTGCCGCCTCGACAACGTCGTCTACCGCGCCGGCTTCGCGCGCTCGCGTCGTCACGCCCGGCAGCTGGTCGTCCACGGCCACTTCCTGGTCAACGGCCGCAAGGTCGACATCCCGTCGTTCCAGGTGACCCAGTACGACATCATCGACGTGCGCGAGAAGTCGCTCGAGATGACGCCGTTCATCATCGCCCGCGAGACCCAGGGCGAGCGGGTCGTCCCGGCCTGGCTGCAGGTCGTCCCGGGCCGCATGCGGGCCCTGGTGCACTCCGTGCCGGTGCGCGCGCAGATCGACATGCCGATCCAGGAGCAGCTGATCGTGGAGTACTACTCCAAGAAGTGA
- a CDS encoding DNA-directed RNA polymerase subunit alpha — translation MLIAQRPTLSEETVGDFRSRFVIEPLEPGFGYTLGNSLRRTLLSSIPGASVTSIKVDTVLHEFSTIEGVKEDVTEIILNLKGLVVSSEHDEPVTMYLRKSGAGDVTGADIAPPAGVEVHNPDLKIATLSDKGKLEMELVVERGRGYVSAVQNKGNDNEIGRMPVDSIYSPVLKVTYKVEATRVEQRTDFDKLVIDVETKPSILPRDAIASAGKTLVELFGLARELNVEAEGIDIGPSPVDEQLAADLALPVEDLQLTVRSYNCLKREGIHTVGELISRSEQDLLDIRNFGAKSIDEVKAKLVEMGLSLKDSAPGFDPHAALAAYGDDDDDAFVEDEQY, via the coding sequence GTGCTCATCGCACAGCGCCCCACCCTCTCGGAAGAGACCGTCGGCGACTTCCGCAGCCGCTTCGTCATCGAGCCCCTCGAGCCCGGCTTCGGCTACACGCTCGGCAACTCGCTGCGTCGCACCCTGCTCTCGTCGATCCCCGGTGCCTCCGTCACCAGCATCAAGGTCGACACCGTGCTCCACGAGTTCTCGACGATCGAGGGCGTCAAGGAGGACGTCACCGAGATCATCCTGAACCTGAAGGGCCTCGTCGTCTCCTCCGAGCACGACGAGCCCGTCACGATGTACCTGCGCAAGTCCGGTGCCGGCGACGTCACCGGTGCCGACATCGCGCCGCCGGCCGGCGTCGAGGTCCACAACCCCGACCTGAAGATCGCCACCCTGTCCGACAAGGGCAAGCTGGAGATGGAGCTGGTCGTCGAGCGCGGTCGCGGCTACGTGTCCGCCGTCCAGAACAAGGGCAACGACAACGAGATCGGCCGGATGCCGGTCGACTCGATCTACAGCCCGGTCCTCAAGGTGACCTACAAGGTCGAGGCCACCCGTGTCGAGCAGCGCACCGACTTCGACAAGCTCGTCATCGACGTCGAGACCAAGCCGTCCATCCTGCCCCGCGACGCCATCGCGTCGGCCGGCAAGACGCTGGTCGAGCTCTTCGGCCTGGCCCGTGAGCTCAACGTCGAGGCCGAGGGCATCGACATCGGCCCCTCGCCCGTCGACGAGCAGCTCGCCGCCGACCTCGCCCTCCCGGTCGAGGACCTGCAGCTGACGGTCCGGTCCTACAACTGCCTCAAGCGCGAGGGCATCCACACCGTGGGTGAGCTCATCAGCCGCTCGGAGCAGGACCTGCTCGACATCCGCAACTTCGGTGCGAAGTCGATCGACGAGGTCAAGGCCAAGCTGGTCGAGATGGGCCTGTCCCTCAAGGACAGCGCGCCCGGCTTCGACCCGCACGCGGCGCTGGCCGCCTACGGCGACGACGACGACGACGCCTTCGTCGAGGACGAGCAGTACTAG
- the rplQ gene encoding 50S ribosomal protein L17, producing MPAPKKGARLGGSPAHQRLILANLSTQLFEHGRITTTEAKARTLRPHAEKLITKAVKAHNGQNPLHQRREVLKTIRDKGVVHLLFTEIAPTFAERPGGYTRITKIGPRKGDNAPMAVIELVTEAYQPKAKTSKAKAEPAAPVLDKAEETPAEETEAEATESEAPESESTESEATEMKATKDEAVEDADAEAPAADEKA from the coding sequence ATGCCCGCACCGAAGAAGGGTGCCCGCCTCGGCGGTAGCCCGGCCCACCAGCGCCTCATCCTGGCGAACCTGTCGACGCAGCTCTTCGAGCACGGCCGGATCACCACCACCGAGGCGAAGGCGCGCACGCTGCGTCCGCACGCCGAGAAGCTGATCACCAAGGCCGTCAAGGCCCACAACGGTCAGAACCCGCTGCACCAGCGTCGCGAGGTCCTCAAGACCATCCGCGACAAGGGTGTCGTGCACCTCCTCTTCACCGAGATCGCGCCGACCTTCGCCGAGCGTCCCGGTGGCTACACCCGGATCACCAAGATCGGTCCCCGCAAGGGCGACAACGCCCCCATGGCCGTGATCGAGCTCGTCACCGAGGCCTACCAGCCGAAGGCGAAGACCTCGAAGGCCAAGGCCGAGCCGGCCGCCCCGGTGCTCGACAAGGCCGAGGAGACCCCGGCCGAGGAGACCGAGGCCGAGGCGACCGAGTCGGAGGCGCCCGAGTCGGAGTCGACCGAGTCCGAGGCCACCGAGATGAAGGCCACCAAGGACGAGGCCGTCGAGGACGCCGACGCCGAGGCGCCGGCCGCGGACGAGAAGGCCTGA
- a CDS encoding SigE family RNA polymerase sigma factor, protein MTTDQTLAEASRSERQRMAPDRVDFDQFVAARSTALLRTAYLLTRDHALAEDLLQTALAKAWFSWSRVTGHPEPYVRKILLNTYNSWWRRRWNGEHATDELPESGVPDGTDAVDAGNDLWDAMGRLPRRQRAVVVLRYFEDLTEAQTADLLGCSVGTVKSQTSKALAKLRIDPALAEDTHETTEERA, encoded by the coding sequence ATGACCACCGACCAGACGCTCGCGGAGGCGTCCCGGAGCGAGAGGCAGCGGATGGCGCCCGACCGGGTCGACTTCGACCAGTTCGTGGCCGCCCGCTCGACGGCGCTGCTGCGCACCGCCTACCTCCTGACCCGCGACCACGCCCTCGCCGAGGACCTCCTCCAGACCGCGCTCGCCAAGGCGTGGTTCTCCTGGTCCCGGGTGACCGGACACCCCGAGCCCTACGTCCGCAAGATCCTCCTCAACACCTACAACTCGTGGTGGCGGCGCCGGTGGAACGGCGAGCACGCCACCGACGAGCTGCCGGAGTCGGGCGTCCCCGACGGCACCGACGCCGTCGACGCGGGCAACGACCTGTGGGACGCGATGGGCCGGCTGCCGCGCCGGCAGCGGGCGGTCGTCGTCCTGCGCTACTTCGAGGACCTCACCGAGGCCCAGACCGCCGACCTCCTCGGGTGCAGCGTCGGCACCGTCAAGAGCCAGACCAGCAAGGCCCTCGCGAAGCTGCGGATCGACCCCGCGCTCGCCGAGGACACCCACGAGACGACGGAGGAGCGGGCATGA
- a CDS encoding ketopantoate reductase family protein has translation MRFLVVGAGAIGGGVGGLLHAAGIDVTLVARGAHLAALRDDGLRLRVGHEAERVLAVPVVGTPAEAAITDDTVVLLAVKSQQTAAALADLVPHLLPATPVVSLQNGVSNERTLLRHVEHVQAVTVMMPSSHLEPGRVRLHSAGRPGLLDVGRYPTGVDDTTRRVAADLTAAGFESLPRPDVMAWKHRKLLTNLGNAVNAACPPGEDADALVGLLHAEADDVLAAAGIEVVSEAADTERRGELLRPLVDRDGVGSSTWQSVRRGTGDVEVDHLNGEIVLLGRLHGVPTPANELVRRTLHDVVRRGAPPQTVPAAGLLDELDAQSART, from the coding sequence GTGAGGTTTCTCGTGGTCGGGGCCGGAGCCATCGGCGGTGGTGTGGGCGGGTTGCTCCACGCCGCCGGGATCGACGTCACCCTCGTGGCGCGCGGCGCGCACCTCGCCGCGCTCCGCGACGACGGCCTCCGGCTGCGGGTGGGCCACGAGGCCGAGCGGGTGCTCGCCGTGCCCGTGGTCGGCACCCCGGCCGAGGCGGCGATCACCGACGACACCGTCGTGCTGCTCGCGGTGAAGTCGCAGCAGACCGCGGCCGCGCTCGCCGACCTGGTGCCGCACCTGCTCCCGGCCACACCGGTGGTCTCGCTGCAGAACGGCGTCTCCAACGAGCGCACCCTGCTGCGCCACGTCGAGCACGTCCAGGCGGTGACGGTGATGATGCCGTCGAGCCACCTCGAGCCGGGGCGGGTGCGGCTGCACTCCGCCGGCCGCCCCGGGCTGCTCGACGTCGGCCGCTACCCGACCGGCGTCGACGACACCACCCGCCGGGTCGCCGCCGACCTCACCGCCGCCGGGTTCGAGAGCCTCCCGCGCCCCGACGTCATGGCGTGGAAGCACCGCAAGCTCCTGACCAACCTCGGCAACGCGGTCAACGCGGCCTGCCCGCCCGGGGAGGACGCCGACGCGCTGGTCGGCCTGCTCCACGCCGAGGCGGACGACGTCCTGGCCGCGGCCGGCATCGAGGTGGTGAGCGAGGCGGCCGACACCGAGCGGCGCGGCGAGCTGCTCCGCCCGCTCGTCGACCGCGACGGCGTCGGCTCCTCGACCTGGCAGAGCGTGCGTCGCGGCACCGGCGACGTCGAGGTCGACCACCTCAACGGCGAGATCGTCCTGCTGGGCCGCCTGCACGGCGTCCCGACGCCGGCCAACGAGCTGGTCCGCCGCACCCTGCACGACGTCGTCCGGCGAGGAGCCCCGCCGCAGACCGTTCCTGCGGCGGGGCTCCTCGACGAGCTGGACGCTCAGTCGGCCAGGACGTAG